Sequence from the Terriglobales bacterium genome:
TTCTGGCGTTTGTCGTTTCTGAGCACAGCGGTCGGAATTGTGATTGCGGCGCGGGGAGCGATGCTGCACTGATCCCGGAACCGTCCCGCAACTCGTCAATCATTTGCTAATTCCGTGCGCCTTGAGGACCTCCTCCACCCGCTCCACCGGAATCGCTTCGACGGTATGACCGCGTCCGGTGACGGTCGTTGCCTTGAGCAATGAGTTGTAAATCGCCTCCTCGGTGGCCTCGATCGCTGCCAGGAAGAGTGGGGACATCGCTTCGTTGCCTAGCGCTACCACTTGCCGCGGTTTCTCCGCATCGCCGCGCCGCACTCGCAACTCCGGCGCGGTGGAGAAAGCAATCGCATAATCGCCGCTGCCGTTGGATCCGCCAGCCCCGGTACGGGCCATGCCCATGATAGCCCGCGCCGCCAGGCGCTTCAGGTTGCGCGCGTCGACGGGAGCGTCGGTGGCTATGACGATCATGCAGGAGCCATCCGCGTTACCGGCGGTCGAAGTGGAATACGGCGGATGTTTTATCAAATCGTGGGGCAAGGTCCCCAGTTGCTCCCGAAACTCGTACCTGCCCAGTTCCCGGCCGACAGGCGCACCGGCAATGGACAGCACGCCGCCGAAGTTCGACTGCACCAGCACGCCGACGGTGTATCCGCCGAGGGACGCCGGCAATTTTCGCGACGCGGTTCCGATCCCGCCCTTCCAGCCGAACGCAACCGTACCCGTGCCCGCGCCGACGCTCCCCTCCTCGACCGGGCCGCCTTTCGCGCTCCTGATAGCGGCCAGCAGGTCGTCAGGCGTGACCGGCCGCGAGCGAATGTCGTTCAAGAAACCGTCGTTAGTCTCCCCGACGAGGGGATTGATGGATTGCACGTCTTCATTTCCGGGCAGCGAAAGCATGTAGTCAATGACGGCATCGGCCACGCGCGGAACGGCGAGCGTGGAGGTCAGCACGATGGGCGTCTCGATCTCGCCCAGCTCGTTCACTTGGGTGGAACCGGCAAGCTTGCCAAAGGCGTTGCCGACAAACACTGCGCCCGGCACCTTCTCGCGAAACAGGTTTCCGGCGTGGGGCAGAATGGCGGTCACTCCTGTGCGCACGTCCGCACCGCGCAAGATGGTGGCATGGCCGACCCTGACGCCGGCAACGTCGGTGATCGCATTCAGCGGTCCCGGCGGAATCACACCGACGTTCACTCCGAGAGCGCGGAGCCGGGGGCGGGGCTGTGCCGGCGTCTGGGACGCGGCACTACCCAGGAGCGCGACCGTGATGAAAACTCGACCAAGAAGCTTGGCCATAAAGCGGCGATTGTACTTCACCGTGTCTTGACAGGCGTCTGCCGCCGCCTTCCCCGACGAGTACCGGAGCCAAAAGGACACGCCCTTCCGAGTCGCGGAAATGGCATGTAGCGACTCAAGTCCGGGACTCGCAACCAGCCCAACCCTGTGATAGTGTTAGCGGCATTTCCAGAATACCTCCCGGCATCCGGGAGCCTGGCCATACCCGTTCGCGACCAGCTCTCCGGCGCCTCGAACTCCGGGCCCATTACGCGCCCGGTCACGGGCGACGAGTGCAAGCGGCGCGTGCCCCCGGCGGGCGGCTGAATTCAGCACGGAGTTCATCGTTTATGGCGCTCGGTTTTGGCTTCAACAAGGCGAAGGTCCTCAGCGCGGCGGAAAAGCACGTCCAACAGGGCAAGCTCCAGAACGCCATTGGCGAATACGAAAAGGTCGCCAAGGAAGACCCCAAGGACCTCACCGTACTGAACACTATCGGCGACCTGTACGCGCGGCTGGGACAGCCGGAGCGGGCGACCAACTTCTTTCGCCGGGTGGGTGACGCCTACGCGGCGGATGGCTTCACGGTGAAGGCCATCGCCATGTACAAGAAGCTCACCAAGCTGACGCCCCACTCCCTCGACGGGCTTCAGAAACTGGCTGAGCTCTACACCCAGCAGGGCCTCTATAACGACGCCCGGCAGCAGTACGTGGCGCTCGCCGACCATTGGATGCGGGCCAACGACCTGGACGGGGCCGCCCGCGTCTTTCAGAAAATGCTGGAACTCGATCCGGAAAACGCCGCCATGCAGACCAAGCTGGCCGATCTCTATATCCGGATGGGAAAGCGCGAAGATGCAAAGGAAATTTACTTCCGCGCCGCCGAGTCGCTGTTCCAGCGCGGCGCCATGGACGCCGCCGACGAGGCGCTGGGCCGCATCCTCAGTATCGACCCCGCCAATACTCGCGCGCTGCTCAAGCGCGGACTGATCGCAGCCGACTCGGGCGACGGCGCCGCCGCCATCCAGCACCTGCAACGGATCCAGCATCTCGACACCAATCAGGAAGCGCTCGGCGTGTTGCTGCGCGCGCACTTGCAGGTGAAAGACTTTGCCTCCTGCGAAAAGATCGCGCGTGATCTGGCCGCCGAGCACAACGACCTCAGCGGCATCCAGGCGCTGGCGGAATCGCTGTTGTCGAGCGGCTCGATCCGGCCAAGTCTTGCCCTGTACAAGGAATTCTCCGGGCAACTCAGCCACCCGGAGTCGCTGCAGCACGCGCTGGACGCAGCTCTCCAGAAGGTCAATGAAGACGCGCCTTCGCTGGAAATCATCCGCGAAATGTACGGCCAGATCGGTGACAAGGCGCACTACATCGAAACCACGGAACAATTGGCGCACACCCTGGTCCATGCCGGCGAACTGACACGCGCCCGCGATCTTTATCGCGAACTCACCGAGAGCGAGCCCGAGAATCCCATTCATCAGCAGCACTATCGCCAGGTGCTGGCCAAGCTGGGAGAGGACCCGGCCGTCCGAACGCTCACTTCCGCGGAAGGCGAGCAGGCGTTCATGGTGGATGAGCTGCAGATGACGGCGCACGCCGTGTCGCAGGAATATCCCGAAGAGATCGCGGAAGTGATCGAGGCGGCGCTGACCGATTCCGATCTGCTCGAGTCCTACAACATGCCCGCCAAGGCGGTGGCGCCATTAGAGGCGGTGCTTCCGAAAGCGCCGCGCGATTCCCGAATCACCCAGCGTTTGGCCTCGCTCTACGCGGCCGCCAACCGGTTTGCCGATGCGGCCAACTGTTGCGATACATTGCATTCGATCTACGCGGAAGCCGGTTACGGCGAAGAGGCCCAGCAGTATAGCGACTTGGCCGCAAAGTACCGGGAGCGCGCCCGCACGGCGCCACCGATGGCGCATGCCGCACCCGCTTCGGCCTCCCCGGCCCCCGAGGTGGCGGTCCAGCCGCGCGCGGTTTCGGTTCAAGTCGAGCCCGCAGTAGTGGCGCCTGCGTTTCAAGTCGAGCCCGCAGTAGTGGCGCCTGCGGCCGCCGCGGAGCAGGAAATCGATATCTCGGATGAGTGGGAGGCGCAGGCGACCGAGCCCGCCGCCGAAGTTGTCCGGGAGCAGTCGGCGCCTTCGGTGGCCGACTTGTTAGAAGAGATCCGCTTCTATATCTCGCAGGGGATGTGGAACGAAGCGCGCGTCGCCTGCGAACGCTGCCAGAGGATCGCGCCCGGCAATCGCGAAGTCCTCGAACTGGAGGCGAAGGTTTCCGCCGCGCTCGCGCCGGTGATCGAGGTCGAGGGTCCGGCTGATTTTGGCATCAGCATGGAAACGGCGCCCGCAGTCGCTTCCATGGCTGCACCCGCGCCGGCTCCTGCCCCCGCCGCGAAGGCCGACGTGCTCGGCGACTTTGTCTCCGATCTTGAGCGGTCCCTCGGTTCAGATTTTGTGCCCGCAGCCGCCGCCTCTTCTGTACCGGCGAAAGTAGTCGCGGCGCCGGCGCCAGCCCCGGTCGTGTCCGCACCGGTTGCACAAGTCGTGGCGGTTGCAATTCCAGAGGAAGTCAAGGAAGAGGCGAACACAGTTCTTACCGACATGTTCGCCGAATTCAAGGAAGACGCCGAAGCCGGCTCGACGGAAGTAGAGGACCCGGAAACCCATTACAACCTGGGCGTCGCCTTCCGCGAGATGGGCCTGATGGACGAAGCCATCGGCGAACTGCAAAAGGTGTGCCTCGCCATCGACGGCGGCGCTCCCTTCAGCCAGACCATGCAGGCCTACACCTGGCTGGCGCAGTGCCTGGTCGACAAGGGCGTTCCCGGCGCCAGCTTCAAGTGGTACGAACGAGCGCTCAAAATCGCCACCGACGAGCATCAGCGCATGTCGCTTCATTACGATCTGGCCGCCGCCTACGAGGCCTCCGGCGATCGCCCCGCTGCCCTGAAGCACTTCATGGAGGTTTACGGCAGCAATATTGACTACCGGGATGTCGCCGAGCGCATCAAAGCTCTAAGGTCGTAGAATCCATACATGGGTCCAGCCAGCGATCCGAAGGAGCAAGCACGCCAGGTGATGCCGGAAGAAATGCTCCGGGCTGAGAGCTTGCCTGCAATGGACGGCAAGCTGCATCCGGTCTCCGTTCCCCCGAAAGTCTCGCGCACCACGGTGTGGCTGCACCGCGTGTCGCTGGTCATCTACGTCATCTTCTGCATCGAGTTGGGAATGCTGTTGGCTGTCCTGCCGTGGACGAAGGTCTGGACCGACAACTCTCTGCTGGGGGCGCATGCTTCCTGGCGCGTGGTGGTGCAGAACAATTTCGTGCGCGGCGTCGTTACCGGGCTTGGCTTGGTGGATGTCTGGATTGGCATCTGGGAAGCCGTGCACTACCGCGACCCGGGGAAGAAAAATTTGAAATTAGAAATTTGAAATTGTGAGGGTTCTGTTTTCCCGGGCTGGGTCGGCTAGTCGGCGGCAAATCTCAAATTCTCCCATTTCCAATTTCCAATTCCTGTATTCTTTCTACTCCTTATGGATGACGAGACCCTCACTCGCGCGCCTCTCGCCTACGAAAACAAGAGGTTCCTCGATTCGCCGGATGGCCGCATCTTGCGCATTCTCTCGGAATACTCGGAGCCGCTGGCGCGCTTTCGCCGCGAGCGGATTCAGGACACCGTCGTTTTCTTTGGCTCGGCGCGGTTTCACAGCCGCCATGATGCACAGCGCAGCCTGGAAGTCCTGGAAAAACCCGGCTCGCGCGAACTCGCACCGCCCTCCGAGCAGCAGAAAATCCTGCAGGCAAGGGCTGCGGTCGAGATGGCGCGATACTACGAGGAGGCGCGGGCGCTGGCTTACAAGTTGACGCAGTGGGCCTCGACGATCCCCTCCAAACGGCGCCGTTTCGTGGTCACCACCGGGGGCGGGCCGGGCATCATGGAGGCGGCCAACCAGGGAGCGCGCGAGGCCGGGGGAAAGACCATCGGTCTCAACATCAATCTGCCCTACGAGCAGATGCCGAACCGCTACATCAGCCCGGAACTGAACTTCGAGTTCCATTACTTCTTCATGCGCAAGTTGTGGTTCGCTTACCTGGCGAAGGCGCTGATCGTTTTTCCCGGCGGTTTTGGCACCTGCGACGAACTATTCGAGATCCTTACCCTTGCGCAGACGGAAAAGCTGGCGAAAAAGATCCTGGTAGTGATGTACGGCAGCGCGTACTGGAAAAGTGTCTTCAACATGCAGGCCATGGTCGATGCCGGAACCGTCTCCGCCAGCGACGTCAACTTCTTCCGGATGGTGGACTCGGTGGAGGAAGCCTTTACCTACTTGAAGGAAGGCTTGACCAAGTACCACCTCAATCCGCCGCAGCCACACAAAGCTCCGGAAATCGCCAAGACCAGGCCGTAGGCATGGTTTCGGGTTTCTGATTGCTTGTCACGACATAACTGCCAGGAACTGGAAACCAGAAACTGGAAACCAGAAACTCCCATGAGCCTGCTCGCCAAAGCCGCGCTCATCATCTTCGGCGTCTTCCTTGTTTGGCTGCTGATTACCGGCGGCATTGCGCTGGCTCGGGGTCGATTCCACCAGATCTACCAGGCGCACCTG
This genomic interval carries:
- a CDS encoding P1 family peptidase, coding for MAKLLGRVFITVALLGSAASQTPAQPRPRLRALGVNVGVIPPGPLNAITDVAGVRVGHATILRGADVRTGVTAILPHAGNLFREKVPGAVFVGNAFGKLAGSTQVNELGEIETPIVLTSTLAVPRVADAVIDYMLSLPGNEDVQSINPLVGETNDGFLNDIRSRPVTPDDLLAAIRSAKGGPVEEGSVGAGTGTVAFGWKGGIGTASRKLPASLGGYTVGVLVQSNFGGVLSIAGAPVGRELGRYEFREQLGTLPHDLIKHPPYSTSTAGNADGSCMIVIATDAPVDARNLKRLAARAIMGMARTGAGGSNGSGDYAIAFSTAPELRVRRGDAEKPRQVVALGNEAMSPLFLAAIEATEEAIYNSLLKATTVTGRGHTVEAIPVERVEEVLKAHGISK
- a CDS encoding tetratricopeptide repeat protein, translating into MALGFGFNKAKVLSAAEKHVQQGKLQNAIGEYEKVAKEDPKDLTVLNTIGDLYARLGQPERATNFFRRVGDAYAADGFTVKAIAMYKKLTKLTPHSLDGLQKLAELYTQQGLYNDARQQYVALADHWMRANDLDGAARVFQKMLELDPENAAMQTKLADLYIRMGKREDAKEIYFRAAESLFQRGAMDAADEALGRILSIDPANTRALLKRGLIAADSGDGAAAIQHLQRIQHLDTNQEALGVLLRAHLQVKDFASCEKIARDLAAEHNDLSGIQALAESLLSSGSIRPSLALYKEFSGQLSHPESLQHALDAALQKVNEDAPSLEIIREMYGQIGDKAHYIETTEQLAHTLVHAGELTRARDLYRELTESEPENPIHQQHYRQVLAKLGEDPAVRTLTSAEGEQAFMVDELQMTAHAVSQEYPEEIAEVIEAALTDSDLLESYNMPAKAVAPLEAVLPKAPRDSRITQRLASLYAAANRFADAANCCDTLHSIYAEAGYGEEAQQYSDLAAKYRERARTAPPMAHAAPASASPAPEVAVQPRAVSVQVEPAVVAPAFQVEPAVVAPAAAAEQEIDISDEWEAQATEPAAEVVREQSAPSVADLLEEIRFYISQGMWNEARVACERCQRIAPGNREVLELEAKVSAALAPVIEVEGPADFGISMETAPAVASMAAPAPAPAPAAKADVLGDFVSDLERSLGSDFVPAAAASSVPAKVVAAPAPAPVVSAPVAQVVAVAIPEEVKEEANTVLTDMFAEFKEDAEAGSTEVEDPETHYNLGVAFREMGLMDEAIGELQKVCLAIDGGAPFSQTMQAYTWLAQCLVDKGVPGASFKWYERALKIATDEHQRMSLHYDLAAAYEASGDRPAALKHFMEVYGSNIDYRDVAERIKALRS
- a CDS encoding TIGR00730 family Rossman fold protein, with the protein product MDDETLTRAPLAYENKRFLDSPDGRILRILSEYSEPLARFRRERIQDTVVFFGSARFHSRHDAQRSLEVLEKPGSRELAPPSEQQKILQARAAVEMARYYEEARALAYKLTQWASTIPSKRRRFVVTTGGGPGIMEAANQGAREAGGKTIGLNINLPYEQMPNRYISPELNFEFHYFFMRKLWFAYLAKALIVFPGGFGTCDELFEILTLAQTEKLAKKILVVMYGSAYWKSVFNMQAMVDAGTVSASDVNFFRMVDSVEEAFTYLKEGLTKYHLNPPQPHKAPEIAKTRP